The following coding sequences lie in one Epinephelus lanceolatus isolate andai-2023 chromosome 24, ASM4190304v1, whole genome shotgun sequence genomic window:
- the lrrfip1b gene encoding leucine-rich repeat flightless-interacting protein 2 isoform X3 — protein MGTQGPGRKRIPNREKLTAEDDALNQIAREAEARLAAKRAARAEAREIRMKELERQQKELFHSHKKYYGLDNKWGHIEQWMEDSERYSRHSRRHASMSDDEERMSVGSRGSLRPSDYSGFFGSSSRASSRASSARASPVVEERTDRDRDLLDKGSRTASTLSAATLASLGGASSRRGSCDTSFSVETEASIRDMKESLAESEEKYRKAMVSNAQLHNEKSTLMYQVETLREELSDMEELLWESRRHCDDRTKELERERHAHRVLQFQFKDMEDTLRQTEELLTEVSDLRLKSSSYCQEVSDLQEVLQWKEKKMAALERQREISDIVRIERDQLRDEVVRLRDLLKTHGIVLSPEVSTNGEAGQGEVEDDVSTDSASRLAQEPSPGGRESMLELRLKKLFEERESLQDQVRLLKSQLDQRQKNRTDGDQDPEGDGLENGMDSHLLDLQRDANRQISDLKFKLVKSEQEVTTLEQNVIRLEGQVTRYKAASENAEKVEDELKVEKRRLQRELRSALDRIDELEVSNNHLSKRLEKMKANRNALLAQQ, from the exons ATGGGGACTCAGGGACCGGGCAGGAAGAGGATCCCGAACCGGGAGAAGCTGACCGCCGAGGACGATGCTCTCAACCAGATCGCACGTGAG gcggAGGCGAGGCTGGCGGCGAAGCGAGCAGCGAGGGCCGAGGCCCGTGAGATCAGGATGAAGGAGCTGGAGAGACAACAGAAGGAG CTGTTTCACAGCCACAAG aaGTATTATGGTCTGGATAATAAGTGGGGTCACATAGAGCAGTGGATG GAGGACAGTGAGCGGTATTCTCGCCACTCTCGGAGACATGCTTCG atgtCAGACGATGAGGAGAGGATGTCTGTGGGGAGTCGAGGCAGCCTCAGG cCTTCAGACTACAGTGGGTTTTTTGGCTCCTCCTCTCGGGCCTCCTCCAGGGCCAGTTCAGCTCGAGCCAGCCCAGTG gtggaggagaggacggacagagacagagacctcCTGGACAAA ggCTCAAGGACGGCCTCCACCCTGTCCGCCGCCACACTGGCCTCTCTGGGCGGAGCCTCGTCCCGCAGAGGAAGCTGTGACACGTCGTTCTCTGTGGAGACAGAGGCGTCCATCAGAGACATGAAG gAGTCTCTGGCGGAGTCGGAGGAGAAGTACCGTAAGGCGATGGTTTCTAACGCTCAGCTCCACAACGAGAAGTCCACTCTGATGTATCAGGTGGAGACGCTGAGGGAGGAGCTGAGTGACATGGAGGAGCTGCTGTGGGAGTCACGGCGCCACTGTGATGACAGGACCaag GAGCTGGAGCGAGAGCGTCACGCTCACCGTGTCCTTCAGTTCCAGTTCAAAGACATGGAGGACactctgagacagacagaggagctgctgacg GAGGTGTCTGACCTGCGGTTGAAGAGCAGCAGTTATTGTCAGGAGGTTTCTGACCTGCAGGAAGTTCTGCAGTGGAAAGAGAAGAAGATGGCG GCgttggagagacagagagaaatctCCGACATCGTTCGGATCGAACGCGACCAGCTCAGAGACGAGGTGGTGCGACTGCGAGATTTACTGAAG ACACACGGGATCGTCCTCTCTCCTGAGGTCTCCACCAATGGGGAAGCAGGACAGGGCGAAGTGGAGGATGATGTCAGCACAGACTCTGCCTCCCGATTGGCTCAGGAGCCATCTCCTGGTGGCAGAGAGAGCATGCTGG AGCTCCGTCTGAAGAAGCTGTTTGAAGAGAGGGAGAGTCTACAGGACCAG GTGAGGCTGCTCAAGTCCCAGCTGGACCAGAGACAGAAGAACAGGACGGACGGAGACCAGGATCCAGAGGGGGACGGTTTAGAGAACGGGATGGACTCTCATCTTCTGGACCTACAAA GAGACGCCAACCGACAAATCAGTGACCTCAAGTTCAAACTGGTGAAATCTGAACAGGAAGTCACCACTCTGGAACAAAAT GTGATCCGTCTGGAAGGTCAGGTGACTCGATACAAGGCGGCGTCTGAAAACGCGGAGAAGGTGGAAGATGAGCTGAAAGTGGAAAAGAGACGACTTCAGAGAGAA CTCCGCTCCGCTCTGGATCGCATCGACGAGCTGGAGGTCAGCAACAACCACCTCTCCAAACGCCTGGAGAAGATGAAGGCCAACCGTAACGCCCTGCTGGCCCAGCAGTGA
- the lrrfip1b gene encoding uncharacterized protein lrrfip1b isoform X1, whose translation MGTQGPGRKRIPNREKLTAEDDALNQIAREAEARLAAKRAARAEAREIRMKELERQQKELFHSHKKYYGLDNKWGHIEQWMEDSERYSRHSRRHASMSDDEERMSVGSRGSLRPSDYSGFFGSSSRASSRASSARASPVVEERTDRDRDLLDKGSRTASTLSAATLASLGGASSRRGSCDTSFSVETEASIRDMKESLAESEEKYRKAMVSNAQLHNEKSTLMYQVETLREELSDMEELLWESRRHCDDRTKELERERHAHRVLQFQFKDMEDTLRQTEELLTEVSDLRLKSSSYCQEVSDLQEVLQWKEKKMAALERQREISDIVRIERDQLRDEVVRLRDLLKTHGIVLSPEVSTNGEAGQGEVEDDVSTDSASRLAQEPSPGGRESMLGKVPEWHPAEGEEEPVQNSVAVHAKTPNDTSEHPECNDQRETPKMSAPLVSAEMLKEWSCLEKKIQSMLKGFVENRAFSAEISRIFPDVPESLNRFILDFEETLKNATKDVSDLLDTTGQMMGPGLTAEGELPLKYFPEDPKSMEQSPAGRPMIIKDCSVSSLEVHPQTYDVPMDPRKDCEDDQEPPASDDKEATENTSGLTSGVCKRQEEVTDLSQEEMPGMNAVDVEEARQGRSERMSTRWLEDFVFVELYFAKPANMVETGPHQGLVDLSTNPQGVSCVDDEVSAKTNKQRGTNRGSQSCIVPAEDAVETRLKRHRALSLNSQSSKVRRLIEMTADEFKTMAVPELVLMSAQEGRVYDESTRSNSEDQNELSVGDIDSCEEVYEEAVQQPAAQQHHPVREVVVEDGKVAPGARSGRKGFSLDNRKNKHKTDCKIS comes from the exons ATGGGGACTCAGGGACCGGGCAGGAAGAGGATCCCGAACCGGGAGAAGCTGACCGCCGAGGACGATGCTCTCAACCAGATCGCACGTGAG gcggAGGCGAGGCTGGCGGCGAAGCGAGCAGCGAGGGCCGAGGCCCGTGAGATCAGGATGAAGGAGCTGGAGAGACAACAGAAGGAG CTGTTTCACAGCCACAAG aaGTATTATGGTCTGGATAATAAGTGGGGTCACATAGAGCAGTGGATG GAGGACAGTGAGCGGTATTCTCGCCACTCTCGGAGACATGCTTCG atgtCAGACGATGAGGAGAGGATGTCTGTGGGGAGTCGAGGCAGCCTCAGG cCTTCAGACTACAGTGGGTTTTTTGGCTCCTCCTCTCGGGCCTCCTCCAGGGCCAGTTCAGCTCGAGCCAGCCCAGTG gtggaggagaggacggacagagacagagacctcCTGGACAAA ggCTCAAGGACGGCCTCCACCCTGTCCGCCGCCACACTGGCCTCTCTGGGCGGAGCCTCGTCCCGCAGAGGAAGCTGTGACACGTCGTTCTCTGTGGAGACAGAGGCGTCCATCAGAGACATGAAG gAGTCTCTGGCGGAGTCGGAGGAGAAGTACCGTAAGGCGATGGTTTCTAACGCTCAGCTCCACAACGAGAAGTCCACTCTGATGTATCAGGTGGAGACGCTGAGGGAGGAGCTGAGTGACATGGAGGAGCTGCTGTGGGAGTCACGGCGCCACTGTGATGACAGGACCaag GAGCTGGAGCGAGAGCGTCACGCTCACCGTGTCCTTCAGTTCCAGTTCAAAGACATGGAGGACactctgagacagacagaggagctgctgacg GAGGTGTCTGACCTGCGGTTGAAGAGCAGCAGTTATTGTCAGGAGGTTTCTGACCTGCAGGAAGTTCTGCAGTGGAAAGAGAAGAAGATGGCG GCgttggagagacagagagaaatctCCGACATCGTTCGGATCGAACGCGACCAGCTCAGAGACGAGGTGGTGCGACTGCGAGATTTACTGAAG ACACACGGGATCGTCCTCTCTCCTGAGGTCTCCACCAATGGGGAAGCAGGACAGGGCGAAGTGGAGGATGATGTCAGCACAGACTCTGCCTCCCGATTGGCTCAGGAGCCATCTCCTGGTGGCAGAGAGAGCATGCTGG GGAAAGTTCCAGAGTGGCATCCAGCAGAGGGCGAAGAGGAACCAGTTCAAAACTCTGTTGCGGTTCATGCAAAGACTCCGAACGATACCTCTGAACATCCCGAATGCAATGACCAGAGAGAAACGCCAAAAATGTCAGCTCCGTTGGTCTCAGCTGAGATGTTGAAGGAGTGGAGTTGTTTGGAAAAGAAAATTCAAAGCATGCTGAAAGGCTTTGTTGAAAATCGAGCGTTTTCAGCTGAAATCTCAAGAATTTTTCCAGACGTCCCTGAATCTCTCAATCGGTTCATTTTGGATTTCGAGGAGACGCTGAAGAACGCCACAAAGGATGTCTCGGATCTGCTCGATACAACTGGTCAAATGATGGGTCCTGGCCTCACTGCAGAGGGTGAACTTCCTCTGAAGTACTTCCCAGAAGATCCTAAAAGCATGGAACAGAGTCCTGCTGGACGTCCGATGATAATCAAAGACTGTTCGGTCTCATCTCTGGAGGTACATCCTCAAACTTATGATGTCCCCATGGACCCAAGGAAAGATTGTGAAGACGATCAGGAACCTCCAGCAAGTGATGACAAAGAAGCAACAGAAAATACTTCAGGGCTCACGTCTGGTGTTTGTAAACGTCAGGAGGAAGTCACTGACTTGTCTCAGGAAGAAATGCCCGGGATGAATGCTGTTGACGTCGAAGAAGCAAGGCAAGGTCGGAGCGAACGAATGTCAACGAGATGGTTGgaagactttgtttttgttgagctTTACTTCGCCAAACCCGCAAACATGGTGGAGACTGGCCCACATCAGGGTTTAGTCGACTTGTCAACAAATCCACAAGGGGTTAGTTGTGTTGACGATGAAGTCAgtgctaaaacaaacaaacaaaggggGACCAATCGTGGAAGTCAAAGCTGCATCGTTCCTGCTGAAGATGCTGTTGAGACACGACTGAAAAGGCATCGAGCGTTATCGTTAAACTCTCAAAGTTCAAAGGTCAGAAGGCTCATAGAAATGACCGCGGATGAATTCAAGACCATGGCTGTTCCAGAGCTGGTGCTGATGAGCGCACAGGAGGGGAGAGTCTATGACGAGTCAACCAGATCGAACTCCGAGGATCAGAACGAGCTGTCGGTTGGAGACATAGACAGTTGCGAAGAGGTTTACGAGGAGGCGGTGCAGCAACCAGCAGCGCAACAACATCACCCAGTGAGGGAGGTTGTGGTTGAAGATGGTAAAGTTGCTCCAGGGGCAAGGAGCGGAAGGAAAGGTTTCAGTTTGGACAACCGgaagaacaaacacaaaactgacTGCAAGATTTCGTAA
- the lrrfip1b gene encoding uncharacterized protein lrrfip1b isoform X2, translated as MGTQGPGRKRIPNREKLTAEDDALNQIAREAEARLAAKRAARAEAREIRMKELERQQKELFHSHKKYYGLDNKWGHIEQWMEDSERYSRHSRRHASMSDDEERMSVGSRGSLRPSDYSGFFGSSSRASSRASSARASPVVEERTDRDRDLLDKGSRTASTLSAATLASLGGASSRRGSCDTSFSVETEASIRDMKESLAESEEKYRKAMVSNAQLHNEKSTLMYQVETLREELSDMEELLWESRRHCDDRTKELERERHAHRVLQFQFKDMEDTLRQTEELLTTHGIVLSPEVSTNGEAGQGEVEDDVSTDSASRLAQEPSPGGRESMLGKVPEWHPAEGEEEPVQNSVAVHAKTPNDTSEHPECNDQRETPKMSAPLVSAEMLKEWSCLEKKIQSMLKGFVENRAFSAEISRIFPDVPESLNRFILDFEETLKNATKDVSDLLDTTGQMMGPGLTAEGELPLKYFPEDPKSMEQSPAGRPMIIKDCSVSSLEVHPQTYDVPMDPRKDCEDDQEPPASDDKEATENTSGLTSGVCKRQEEVTDLSQEEMPGMNAVDVEEARQGRSERMSTRWLEDFVFVELYFAKPANMVETGPHQGLVDLSTNPQGVSCVDDEVSAKTNKQRGTNRGSQSCIVPAEDAVETRLKRHRALSLNSQSSKVRRLIEMTADEFKTMAVPELVLMSAQEGRVYDESTRSNSEDQNELSVGDIDSCEEVYEEAVQQPAAQQHHPVREVVVEDGKVAPGARSGRKGFSLDNRKNKHKTDCKIS; from the exons ATGGGGACTCAGGGACCGGGCAGGAAGAGGATCCCGAACCGGGAGAAGCTGACCGCCGAGGACGATGCTCTCAACCAGATCGCACGTGAG gcggAGGCGAGGCTGGCGGCGAAGCGAGCAGCGAGGGCCGAGGCCCGTGAGATCAGGATGAAGGAGCTGGAGAGACAACAGAAGGAG CTGTTTCACAGCCACAAG aaGTATTATGGTCTGGATAATAAGTGGGGTCACATAGAGCAGTGGATG GAGGACAGTGAGCGGTATTCTCGCCACTCTCGGAGACATGCTTCG atgtCAGACGATGAGGAGAGGATGTCTGTGGGGAGTCGAGGCAGCCTCAGG cCTTCAGACTACAGTGGGTTTTTTGGCTCCTCCTCTCGGGCCTCCTCCAGGGCCAGTTCAGCTCGAGCCAGCCCAGTG gtggaggagaggacggacagagacagagacctcCTGGACAAA ggCTCAAGGACGGCCTCCACCCTGTCCGCCGCCACACTGGCCTCTCTGGGCGGAGCCTCGTCCCGCAGAGGAAGCTGTGACACGTCGTTCTCTGTGGAGACAGAGGCGTCCATCAGAGACATGAAG gAGTCTCTGGCGGAGTCGGAGGAGAAGTACCGTAAGGCGATGGTTTCTAACGCTCAGCTCCACAACGAGAAGTCCACTCTGATGTATCAGGTGGAGACGCTGAGGGAGGAGCTGAGTGACATGGAGGAGCTGCTGTGGGAGTCACGGCGCCACTGTGATGACAGGACCaag GAGCTGGAGCGAGAGCGTCACGCTCACCGTGTCCTTCAGTTCCAGTTCAAAGACATGGAGGACactctgagacagacagaggagctgctgacg ACACACGGGATCGTCCTCTCTCCTGAGGTCTCCACCAATGGGGAAGCAGGACAGGGCGAAGTGGAGGATGATGTCAGCACAGACTCTGCCTCCCGATTGGCTCAGGAGCCATCTCCTGGTGGCAGAGAGAGCATGCTGG GGAAAGTTCCAGAGTGGCATCCAGCAGAGGGCGAAGAGGAACCAGTTCAAAACTCTGTTGCGGTTCATGCAAAGACTCCGAACGATACCTCTGAACATCCCGAATGCAATGACCAGAGAGAAACGCCAAAAATGTCAGCTCCGTTGGTCTCAGCTGAGATGTTGAAGGAGTGGAGTTGTTTGGAAAAGAAAATTCAAAGCATGCTGAAAGGCTTTGTTGAAAATCGAGCGTTTTCAGCTGAAATCTCAAGAATTTTTCCAGACGTCCCTGAATCTCTCAATCGGTTCATTTTGGATTTCGAGGAGACGCTGAAGAACGCCACAAAGGATGTCTCGGATCTGCTCGATACAACTGGTCAAATGATGGGTCCTGGCCTCACTGCAGAGGGTGAACTTCCTCTGAAGTACTTCCCAGAAGATCCTAAAAGCATGGAACAGAGTCCTGCTGGACGTCCGATGATAATCAAAGACTGTTCGGTCTCATCTCTGGAGGTACATCCTCAAACTTATGATGTCCCCATGGACCCAAGGAAAGATTGTGAAGACGATCAGGAACCTCCAGCAAGTGATGACAAAGAAGCAACAGAAAATACTTCAGGGCTCACGTCTGGTGTTTGTAAACGTCAGGAGGAAGTCACTGACTTGTCTCAGGAAGAAATGCCCGGGATGAATGCTGTTGACGTCGAAGAAGCAAGGCAAGGTCGGAGCGAACGAATGTCAACGAGATGGTTGgaagactttgtttttgttgagctTTACTTCGCCAAACCCGCAAACATGGTGGAGACTGGCCCACATCAGGGTTTAGTCGACTTGTCAACAAATCCACAAGGGGTTAGTTGTGTTGACGATGAAGTCAgtgctaaaacaaacaaacaaaggggGACCAATCGTGGAAGTCAAAGCTGCATCGTTCCTGCTGAAGATGCTGTTGAGACACGACTGAAAAGGCATCGAGCGTTATCGTTAAACTCTCAAAGTTCAAAGGTCAGAAGGCTCATAGAAATGACCGCGGATGAATTCAAGACCATGGCTGTTCCAGAGCTGGTGCTGATGAGCGCACAGGAGGGGAGAGTCTATGACGAGTCAACCAGATCGAACTCCGAGGATCAGAACGAGCTGTCGGTTGGAGACATAGACAGTTGCGAAGAGGTTTACGAGGAGGCGGTGCAGCAACCAGCAGCGCAACAACATCACCCAGTGAGGGAGGTTGTGGTTGAAGATGGTAAAGTTGCTCCAGGGGCAAGGAGCGGAAGGAAAGGTTTCAGTTTGGACAACCGgaagaacaaacacaaaactgacTGCAAGATTTCGTAA
- the lrrfip1b gene encoding uncharacterized protein lrrfip1b isoform X5 — protein sequence MGTQGPGRKRIPNREKLTAEDDALNQIAREAEARLAAKRAARAEAREIRMKELERQQKEMSDDEERMSVGSRGSLRPSDYSGFFGSSSRASSRASSARASPVVEERTDRDRDLLDKGSRTASTLSAATLASLGGASSRRGSCDTSFSVETEASIRDMKESLAESEEKYRKAMVSNAQLHNEKSTLMYQVETLREELSDMEELLWESRRHCDDRTKELERERHAHRVLQFQFKDMEDTLRQTEELLTTHGIVLSPEVSTNGEAGQGEVEDDVSTDSASRLAQEPSPGGRESMLGKVPEWHPAEGEEEPVQNSVAVHAKTPNDTSEHPECNDQRETPKMSAPLVSAEMLKEWSCLEKKIQSMLKGFVENRAFSAEISRIFPDVPESLNRFILDFEETLKNATKDVSDLLDTTGQMMGPGLTAEGELPLKYFPEDPKSMEQSPAGRPMIIKDCSVSSLEVHPQTYDVPMDPRKDCEDDQEPPASDDKEATENTSGLTSGVCKRQEEVTDLSQEEMPGMNAVDVEEARQGRSERMSTRWLEDFVFVELYFAKPANMVETGPHQGLVDLSTNPQGVSCVDDEVSAKTNKQRGTNRGSQSCIVPAEDAVETRLKRHRALSLNSQSSKVRRLIEMTADEFKTMAVPELVLMSAQEGRVYDESTRSNSEDQNELSVGDIDSCEEVYEEAVQQPAAQQHHPVREVVVEDGKVAPGARSGRKGFSLDNRKNKHKTDCKIS from the exons ATGGGGACTCAGGGACCGGGCAGGAAGAGGATCCCGAACCGGGAGAAGCTGACCGCCGAGGACGATGCTCTCAACCAGATCGCACGTGAG gcggAGGCGAGGCTGGCGGCGAAGCGAGCAGCGAGGGCCGAGGCCCGTGAGATCAGGATGAAGGAGCTGGAGAGACAACAGAAGGAG atgtCAGACGATGAGGAGAGGATGTCTGTGGGGAGTCGAGGCAGCCTCAGG cCTTCAGACTACAGTGGGTTTTTTGGCTCCTCCTCTCGGGCCTCCTCCAGGGCCAGTTCAGCTCGAGCCAGCCCAGTG gtggaggagaggacggacagagacagagacctcCTGGACAAA ggCTCAAGGACGGCCTCCACCCTGTCCGCCGCCACACTGGCCTCTCTGGGCGGAGCCTCGTCCCGCAGAGGAAGCTGTGACACGTCGTTCTCTGTGGAGACAGAGGCGTCCATCAGAGACATGAAG gAGTCTCTGGCGGAGTCGGAGGAGAAGTACCGTAAGGCGATGGTTTCTAACGCTCAGCTCCACAACGAGAAGTCCACTCTGATGTATCAGGTGGAGACGCTGAGGGAGGAGCTGAGTGACATGGAGGAGCTGCTGTGGGAGTCACGGCGCCACTGTGATGACAGGACCaag GAGCTGGAGCGAGAGCGTCACGCTCACCGTGTCCTTCAGTTCCAGTTCAAAGACATGGAGGACactctgagacagacagaggagctgctgacg ACACACGGGATCGTCCTCTCTCCTGAGGTCTCCACCAATGGGGAAGCAGGACAGGGCGAAGTGGAGGATGATGTCAGCACAGACTCTGCCTCCCGATTGGCTCAGGAGCCATCTCCTGGTGGCAGAGAGAGCATGCTGG GGAAAGTTCCAGAGTGGCATCCAGCAGAGGGCGAAGAGGAACCAGTTCAAAACTCTGTTGCGGTTCATGCAAAGACTCCGAACGATACCTCTGAACATCCCGAATGCAATGACCAGAGAGAAACGCCAAAAATGTCAGCTCCGTTGGTCTCAGCTGAGATGTTGAAGGAGTGGAGTTGTTTGGAAAAGAAAATTCAAAGCATGCTGAAAGGCTTTGTTGAAAATCGAGCGTTTTCAGCTGAAATCTCAAGAATTTTTCCAGACGTCCCTGAATCTCTCAATCGGTTCATTTTGGATTTCGAGGAGACGCTGAAGAACGCCACAAAGGATGTCTCGGATCTGCTCGATACAACTGGTCAAATGATGGGTCCTGGCCTCACTGCAGAGGGTGAACTTCCTCTGAAGTACTTCCCAGAAGATCCTAAAAGCATGGAACAGAGTCCTGCTGGACGTCCGATGATAATCAAAGACTGTTCGGTCTCATCTCTGGAGGTACATCCTCAAACTTATGATGTCCCCATGGACCCAAGGAAAGATTGTGAAGACGATCAGGAACCTCCAGCAAGTGATGACAAAGAAGCAACAGAAAATACTTCAGGGCTCACGTCTGGTGTTTGTAAACGTCAGGAGGAAGTCACTGACTTGTCTCAGGAAGAAATGCCCGGGATGAATGCTGTTGACGTCGAAGAAGCAAGGCAAGGTCGGAGCGAACGAATGTCAACGAGATGGTTGgaagactttgtttttgttgagctTTACTTCGCCAAACCCGCAAACATGGTGGAGACTGGCCCACATCAGGGTTTAGTCGACTTGTCAACAAATCCACAAGGGGTTAGTTGTGTTGACGATGAAGTCAgtgctaaaacaaacaaacaaaggggGACCAATCGTGGAAGTCAAAGCTGCATCGTTCCTGCTGAAGATGCTGTTGAGACACGACTGAAAAGGCATCGAGCGTTATCGTTAAACTCTCAAAGTTCAAAGGTCAGAAGGCTCATAGAAATGACCGCGGATGAATTCAAGACCATGGCTGTTCCAGAGCTGGTGCTGATGAGCGCACAGGAGGGGAGAGTCTATGACGAGTCAACCAGATCGAACTCCGAGGATCAGAACGAGCTGTCGGTTGGAGACATAGACAGTTGCGAAGAGGTTTACGAGGAGGCGGTGCAGCAACCAGCAGCGCAACAACATCACCCAGTGAGGGAGGTTGTGGTTGAAGATGGTAAAGTTGCTCCAGGGGCAAGGAGCGGAAGGAAAGGTTTCAGTTTGGACAACCGgaagaacaaacacaaaactgacTGCAAGATTTCGTAA
- the lrrfip1b gene encoding uncharacterized protein lrrfip1b isoform X4 → MGTQGPGRKRIPNREKLTAEDDALNQIAREAEARLAAKRAARAEAREIRMKELERQQKEEDSERYSRHSRRHASMSDDEERMSVGSRGSLRPSDYSGFFGSSSRASSRASSARASPVVEERTDRDRDLLDKGSRTASTLSAATLASLGGASSRRGSCDTSFSVETEASIRDMKESLAESEEKYRKAMVSNAQLHNEKSTLMYQVETLREELSDMEELLWESRRHCDDRTKELERERHAHRVLQFQFKDMEDTLRQTEELLTTHGIVLSPEVSTNGEAGQGEVEDDVSTDSASRLAQEPSPGGRESMLGKVPEWHPAEGEEEPVQNSVAVHAKTPNDTSEHPECNDQRETPKMSAPLVSAEMLKEWSCLEKKIQSMLKGFVENRAFSAEISRIFPDVPESLNRFILDFEETLKNATKDVSDLLDTTGQMMGPGLTAEGELPLKYFPEDPKSMEQSPAGRPMIIKDCSVSSLEVHPQTYDVPMDPRKDCEDDQEPPASDDKEATENTSGLTSGVCKRQEEVTDLSQEEMPGMNAVDVEEARQGRSERMSTRWLEDFVFVELYFAKPANMVETGPHQGLVDLSTNPQGVSCVDDEVSAKTNKQRGTNRGSQSCIVPAEDAVETRLKRHRALSLNSQSSKVRRLIEMTADEFKTMAVPELVLMSAQEGRVYDESTRSNSEDQNELSVGDIDSCEEVYEEAVQQPAAQQHHPVREVVVEDGKVAPGARSGRKGFSLDNRKNKHKTDCKIS, encoded by the exons ATGGGGACTCAGGGACCGGGCAGGAAGAGGATCCCGAACCGGGAGAAGCTGACCGCCGAGGACGATGCTCTCAACCAGATCGCACGTGAG gcggAGGCGAGGCTGGCGGCGAAGCGAGCAGCGAGGGCCGAGGCCCGTGAGATCAGGATGAAGGAGCTGGAGAGACAACAGAAGGAG GAGGACAGTGAGCGGTATTCTCGCCACTCTCGGAGACATGCTTCG atgtCAGACGATGAGGAGAGGATGTCTGTGGGGAGTCGAGGCAGCCTCAGG cCTTCAGACTACAGTGGGTTTTTTGGCTCCTCCTCTCGGGCCTCCTCCAGGGCCAGTTCAGCTCGAGCCAGCCCAGTG gtggaggagaggacggacagagacagagacctcCTGGACAAA ggCTCAAGGACGGCCTCCACCCTGTCCGCCGCCACACTGGCCTCTCTGGGCGGAGCCTCGTCCCGCAGAGGAAGCTGTGACACGTCGTTCTCTGTGGAGACAGAGGCGTCCATCAGAGACATGAAG gAGTCTCTGGCGGAGTCGGAGGAGAAGTACCGTAAGGCGATGGTTTCTAACGCTCAGCTCCACAACGAGAAGTCCACTCTGATGTATCAGGTGGAGACGCTGAGGGAGGAGCTGAGTGACATGGAGGAGCTGCTGTGGGAGTCACGGCGCCACTGTGATGACAGGACCaag GAGCTGGAGCGAGAGCGTCACGCTCACCGTGTCCTTCAGTTCCAGTTCAAAGACATGGAGGACactctgagacagacagaggagctgctgacg ACACACGGGATCGTCCTCTCTCCTGAGGTCTCCACCAATGGGGAAGCAGGACAGGGCGAAGTGGAGGATGATGTCAGCACAGACTCTGCCTCCCGATTGGCTCAGGAGCCATCTCCTGGTGGCAGAGAGAGCATGCTGG GGAAAGTTCCAGAGTGGCATCCAGCAGAGGGCGAAGAGGAACCAGTTCAAAACTCTGTTGCGGTTCATGCAAAGACTCCGAACGATACCTCTGAACATCCCGAATGCAATGACCAGAGAGAAACGCCAAAAATGTCAGCTCCGTTGGTCTCAGCTGAGATGTTGAAGGAGTGGAGTTGTTTGGAAAAGAAAATTCAAAGCATGCTGAAAGGCTTTGTTGAAAATCGAGCGTTTTCAGCTGAAATCTCAAGAATTTTTCCAGACGTCCCTGAATCTCTCAATCGGTTCATTTTGGATTTCGAGGAGACGCTGAAGAACGCCACAAAGGATGTCTCGGATCTGCTCGATACAACTGGTCAAATGATGGGTCCTGGCCTCACTGCAGAGGGTGAACTTCCTCTGAAGTACTTCCCAGAAGATCCTAAAAGCATGGAACAGAGTCCTGCTGGACGTCCGATGATAATCAAAGACTGTTCGGTCTCATCTCTGGAGGTACATCCTCAAACTTATGATGTCCCCATGGACCCAAGGAAAGATTGTGAAGACGATCAGGAACCTCCAGCAAGTGATGACAAAGAAGCAACAGAAAATACTTCAGGGCTCACGTCTGGTGTTTGTAAACGTCAGGAGGAAGTCACTGACTTGTCTCAGGAAGAAATGCCCGGGATGAATGCTGTTGACGTCGAAGAAGCAAGGCAAGGTCGGAGCGAACGAATGTCAACGAGATGGTTGgaagactttgtttttgttgagctTTACTTCGCCAAACCCGCAAACATGGTGGAGACTGGCCCACATCAGGGTTTAGTCGACTTGTCAACAAATCCACAAGGGGTTAGTTGTGTTGACGATGAAGTCAgtgctaaaacaaacaaacaaaggggGACCAATCGTGGAAGTCAAAGCTGCATCGTTCCTGCTGAAGATGCTGTTGAGACACGACTGAAAAGGCATCGAGCGTTATCGTTAAACTCTCAAAGTTCAAAGGTCAGAAGGCTCATAGAAATGACCGCGGATGAATTCAAGACCATGGCTGTTCCAGAGCTGGTGCTGATGAGCGCACAGGAGGGGAGAGTCTATGACGAGTCAACCAGATCGAACTCCGAGGATCAGAACGAGCTGTCGGTTGGAGACATAGACAGTTGCGAAGAGGTTTACGAGGAGGCGGTGCAGCAACCAGCAGCGCAACAACATCACCCAGTGAGGGAGGTTGTGGTTGAAGATGGTAAAGTTGCTCCAGGGGCAAGGAGCGGAAGGAAAGGTTTCAGTTTGGACAACCGgaagaacaaacacaaaactgacTGCAAGATTTCGTAA